The following nucleotide sequence is from Sporichthya brevicatena.
TCGAGTCGATGCCGGCCGTCGTCTCCTGTCGCGCCTGCGGCACCGAGACCCACTTGGAGGATGTGCTGATGGTGCTGTGCGGACAGTGCGGATCGACCGACGTCGCGGTCGTCGGCGGTGAGCAGTTCCTGCTCACCTCGATCGATCTGGTGAGTGCCTGAGATGGGCCGCTTCCACCGTCACGACGACGGCACCGAGCACGCCCACGACCACGACCACGGCGACCACGGCGACCACGGCGACCACGGCGACCACGGCGACCACGGCGACCACGAGCACCACCACGACCACGGGGACCACCAGGGGTACGACACCGGCCCGGAGCGCGTGCTGGTCCTGGAACGCATCTTCGACGAGAACGACCGGGCCGCCGCCCGGAACCGGGAGGTGTTCGACGCGGCGGGCATCGCGGCCGTGAACGTGATGTCCTCGCCGGGCGCGGGCAAGACCTCGTTGCTCGCGGCGACGTTCCGCCGGCTCGAGAACCCCGAGCGCATCGGGGTGATCGAGGGCGACATCGAGACGAGCATCGACGCGGACCGCCTCAGCGAGGCCGGCGCCCGGGTGTCGCTGCTCAACACGGCGAACGGATTCGGCGGGGAGTGCCACCTCGACGCCCCGATGGTCGCGGCCGCGCTGGACAAGTTGCCGCTGGACGACCTCGACCTGGTGATCGTCGAGAACGTCGGCAACCTCGTGTGCCCGGCCGAGTTCGACGTCGGCGCCCACCACCGGGTGATGGTTTACTCGATCACCGAGGGCGAGGAGAAGCCGCTCAAGTACCCGGTGATGTTCCGCAGCGCCGAGGTCGTCGTCATCAACAAGATGGACCTGCTGCCGCACCTCGACTTCGATCTTGACCTGTTCGAGCGCAACCTGCGCCAGGTCAACCCGAACGCCCTCGTCCTGCGGCTCAGCGCCCGCACCGGCGAGGGCATGGAGGACTGGACCGCCTGGATCGAGAGCGTCCGCGCGCGACCCGTCGCGATGGCCTGAGAGACCGTCGACCGAGCGAGGCGGCACGCACGACCCCGGCGAAGCGGCGCGCGAGGATCGCATTCGCGGCGGCGAATTCGGCGTCGCAACGCACGAGATCCTCGTGTCCGCGCCGAAGCTCGTCGGCGAACTGCGGGCTCGGGTTGCTCACGAACCCGAGCCAGGAGAGGTAGCGGTCCGGGGTGAGCTCCGGGTGGAACTGGAGCCCCCAGGCGCGCTCGCCGACCCGGTAGGCCTGGTGGGGGTAGCGCGCG
It contains:
- the hypB gene encoding hydrogenase nickel incorporation protein HypB, whose amino-acid sequence is MGRFHRHDDGTEHAHDHDHGDHGDHGDHGDHGDHGDHEHHHDHGDHQGYDTGPERVLVLERIFDENDRAAARNREVFDAAGIAAVNVMSSPGAGKTSLLAATFRRLENPERIGVIEGDIETSIDADRLSEAGARVSLLNTANGFGGECHLDAPMVAAALDKLPLDDLDLVIVENVGNLVCPAEFDVGAHHRVMVYSITEGEEKPLKYPVMFRSAEVVVINKMDLLPHLDFDLDLFERNLRQVNPNALVLRLSARTGEGMEDWTAWIESVRARPVAMA